Part of the Natrialbaceae archaeon AArc-T1-2 genome, CCCCCGGTCACCACAGAACAGCACGGAGAGCGTCAAGTTTACACCGCCACCTGAACTCTACGAACTCGGCCTCCTCGAGCCGAACTGCGACGTGTTCTGGGGGTTCGATCCGGTTGCACACCTCGCGGTCGTCTCGACGAGCTACGCGCGCGTTCGCGACATCTACGGTGACGACCGGGCGGGAAAAGGCTCGCGAGTCGTCCCGATGAAAATCGAGGAGACGCGTGTGATGACGATCCCGAAGTGTTTGACCCCGTATCTAGAACACGGGACTCCCGTCGACGTCGTCAACATCCGGCGGGACGATCAGTTGGTGTTTTTCGCCTTCGATTCGATGCTCCGGGCCGATCACAATACGTTCTACGTGGGAACGGTGGCGGAATACTACGAGATGCTGGAGAACCCGCTGAACCGGCTCCAGTTCGCTCCGACCGCGTCACCCGAACTCGAGAACACCTACATTCCGGTCGTCTGGGAAGGGAAGAAAACATTGAGCAGACTTCGGCCGGAGGTCGACGACGGGCAAACGGAAGTCTGGGAACTCTTCGTTCCGGAGACAGACGACGGGCTATCCACGACGTTCGATATCCCGGCAGCGGAGGCCGATGCGCTCCTGTTCGGTTACGAACCGGCAACGGAAGTCATCCCCGAGCGGGCGATGAGCCAGCTGTAACCTTCATACGGACCGTTGTCTGTACCGGCACAACCGCGACCGTTCTGCGGTTGCACCGGGACATTGGTACAGCAATCCGTATCACACTACGTCTCCAGCGCTGCCAAGCGAGACGGCGGTGACCGACTATGCCTACCCCTTACGGCCGATCATATCCAGTTGCGTCCCCGCTTCGGCCTCGACTGCCCGCTCGTAGACGACGTGGGCGGCGGCGACGTCCTGGATCGCCAGCCCGGTCGAATCGAAGACCGTGACGCCGGTCTCGTCGGTACGGCCCTCGTGAGTCCCGACGGCGAGTTCGCCGATCTCGGCGTCGATGTCCGCGTCCGTAAGCGTTCCCTCGCTGTAGGGGACGTTGATCTCCCCGGAGTGGGTACACTGCTCGTGGTCGTCGATGACGATGGTCGCCTCGAGCAGGAGGTCGTCCGTGAGTTCGTGTTTGCCCGCGGCGTCGGCTCCCATCGCGTTGATGTGGGTGTGCTCCCCGACGTCCTCGAGGTCGACGATCGGCTCCTCGACTGGCGTCACCGTCGAGCAGACGTCACACTGTCCCGCCTCCGAGACCGATCCCTCGCGGACGTCGAACTCCTCGCCGAAGGTCTCTTCGAACCGTCTGACGTGCTGGCTGATGACGTCGCTGACGACGACCTCCTCGATCGGACGGACGGCGCTGATCGCCTCGAGTTGGGTGTACGACTGAACGCCGGCCCCGACGATCCCGAGGCTGGTGGCGTCCTCGACTGCGAGGTGGTCGGTGGCGACGGCAGCGGCCGCACCCGTTCGTTTCATCGTGAGCTCGGTGCCGTCTATCACCGCCAGCGGGAACGCAGTCTCGGGATCGGAGTAGATCATCGTCCCCATCACGGTCGGCAGATCGTGATCGACAGGGTTGTCCGGGTGAACGTTGACCCACTTCAGCCCCGCGGCGTCCCACTCGCCCGTATCGAGGTAGGCGGGCATCGACCGAAAGTCGCCGTTGTACTGGGGCAGGTCGATGTAGGACTTCGGTGGCATCGTGGCGTCGCCGCGTTCGTAGGCGGCAAACGCCTCCTCGACAGCCCGGACGACCTCGGGCATCCGGGCGTTCTCGTCGACATCGTCGCTGTCCAGCATGACCGTGTGCATGCCCGGAAATTTTTCCAGGGGCATACTTAACTCGGCGGGTGTCCGTCGAGTGACGACACTCGTACCTGATCACCGGTCAGCGTAGTCCAGCGCAGCCAGAACCCGGTTCTCGTCGTCTCTGCATGGACCCTGTCCACGTCCGTCGCGGCCGCTCTCGAGGTGTTCGGCGACGGTGCGGTCGATCGCCGTCGACAGCGGCGTCGACTCCCAGCCGAGCTCCGCGAGCTTCGCCGTCGATACGATGTGGGGGTGATCGCGGTACAGTGGGTAGTCCTCGAGCTCGATACCGCCGGCTGCGAGTTCGCGGGAGCCGGCGTAGACGACCTCGACGTCCGTTTCGAGTGTGTCTGCGAGCCGTTCGATCATCCTCTCCAGCGTGACGATGCGTCGGTCGCCGACGTTGTACGCCTCGCCGGGCTCGCCGCGTTCGGCGACGACGCGAAGCGCACTGGCGACATCTTCGACGTAGACGCGGTGCCAGACGTTCGTCCCGTCACCGGGAACGACGATCCGATCGAAGCGGCGCACCCGATCGACCCAGAAGGCGAACCGTTCGGTGTAGTCGTGTGGGCCGTAGACGATCGGTGGTCGAACGGCCATGGCGTTGACGCCGTCGTCGGCAGCCGCAAAGACCACACGGTCGCCTTCTGCTTTCCGGTTCCCGTAGCTGTCCCGCGAGTCGTTGGTCGCCTGCTCGGCCGTACAGGAGGCAAGCGGCGTCTCGTCTTCCCGCTTGGGGATGTCCTCGCGGCCGTAGGCTGCGCCGCTCGAGACGTAGACGTACGCCTCGCAGTCTTCGAAGACCCGTGTCGCTGCCCGGACGTCTGCCGGATGGTAGGCGACGCAGTCGAAGACCGCATCGGGATCGACCGTGCGTGCGGCCGCCTCGAGGGCGTCGTCGTCCGTTCGATCGCCCTCGACGTGGTCGACGCGGCCGTCCTCGGCGAACGGATTGTCGTGGTTTCCGCGGTTGAACAGCGTTACGTCGTACTCGTGTGCGAGCAGTTCCGCGACGAGGTGGCGACCGATAAACCGCGTGCCGCCGACGACGAGTGCGTCGTCCATGCTCGGTGGTCGTCACTTCGGGGGGAAAACGATGACGGAGGGAAGCGATACGTACGACCGTCTCCACCCAACCGATTGCCACCGTCGTGGACGACCGATATACGGTCCTCGAGCACGACGATCACCTATGCGAGAACTGGATGGCTCTGAGGCGGGTGGACAGTTCGTCAGGTCGGCGCTCGCACTCGCTGCCCTCGAGGACGACCCGGTCCGGATCGAAAACGTCCGCGGAAACCGCTCGACGCCGGGGCTGCGACCTCAACACCTCGCGGCGCTCGAGACGATGGCGTCAGTCTGTGACGCGGACGTCACGGGTGCGGAGGTCGGCGCGGAGGCGATCACGTTCGAGCCCGACCCCGGCTCGATTCCCGGCGGCGAGTACGCGGTCGACATCGGTACCGCGGGCAGTATCACGCTGTTGTTCCAGACACTCGTGCCGCTCGCGACGCGACTCGATACCCCGCTGTCGGTGACGGTCACCGGCGGGACGGACGTGAAGTGGTCGCCACCGCTGGATTACGTCCGATACGTCACACTCCCGCTTCTCGCTCGCTACGGCATCGAGGCCGAGGTCGAACTCGAACGCCGCGGCTTCTACCCCGCCGGCGGCGGCGAGGCGACGCTGCACCTCTCGCCGTCGTCGCTCGCGCCGATCGAACTCGAGGAGCGCGACGAACTCGAGGCCGTCCGGGTGTACTCGACCGAAGCGAACGCCCTCGAGGACAGCGACGTCGCGAAACGGCAGACCGAGGGCGCACTCGAGCGACTTGCGACCGACGAGTACGGCCTCGAGGTTCGCGACCGCGTCGAGACGACGGCCGCAAGCGACTGCCCGGGCTCGGCGCTCGTGGTCGTCATCGAGGGCGGACGAACCCGGGCCGGTTTTACGGCGCTCGGCGAGCGGGGAAAACCCGCCGAACGCGTCGGTGAGGACGTGGCCGACGCCGCGAACCGCTTTCTCGAGGGCGACGCGCCGGTCGATCGACACATGGGCGACCAGCTGCTCGTCTTTCTCGCGCTCGCAGGCGGTCGTCTAACGGTGCCGGCGATCACCGATCACGTCGAGACGAGTCTCGAGTTGCTCGCGTCGTTCGAGTACGACGTCGGCCTCGAGGACGAGACGACGGTCGTCGCTCGCGACCGCCCCGAGTGACAGACGTGTGGGAGAAACGGCGACGCTTATACCCCAGCCTGTTCTTGTTCGAATCATGATCGTGATCCGAACGGTCGCCGTCCGGCTGTCCTGGTCCTCTGGGTGGTCGCCGTGACCGATCTCGTCACCTTCGGCGAGACGATGTTACGCCTCTCCCCGCCGGGGAACGAACGCATCGAGTCGACGAGTGCGTTCGACGTTCACGCTGCCGGCGCAGAGAGCAACGTCGCCGTCGCCGCGAACCGACTCGGCGCGGACGCGACGTGGCTCTCGAAACTCCCCGACTCGCCGCTTGGCCGACGCGTCGTCGGCGAGCTCGAGCAGTACGGCATCGATACGGAAGTCGTCTGGAGTCAGACGGGACGACAGGGCGTCTACTACCTCGAGACCGGCACCAGCCCCCGCGGGACGACTGTCATCTACGATCGCGAGGACGCTGCAGTCACGACGGCCGAGCCGACGGAGTTCGACGCCGGCCTGATCAAAGACGCCGGGATCTTCTTCACCTCGGGGATTACGCCCGCCCTCTCTGAGACGCTCCGGGAGACGACGCTCACGATGCTGAAAACGGCCCGGAACGCGGGGACGACGACGGCGATGGACGTCAACTATCGGGAGAAACTTTGGTCGCCCGCGAAAGCCAGAGAGACGCTGACGACGCTGTTTCCCGGCCTCGACGTTCTCGTCATCGCCGCGCGGGATGCGGAGACGATTCTCGAGTACGAGGGCGATCCGCGACAGCTCGCCCACCAGCTGGGATCGCAGTACGATCTCGAGACGGTGATCGTCACCCAGGGCGAACGCGGCGCACTCGCCTGGCACGACAACGTCGTTCACGACCAGGACGCCTACGAGGCGGAGACGGTCAACCCGGTCGGCTCAGGCGACGCCTTCACCGGCGCGTTTCTGGCCCGTCGACTCGCCGGTGACGACGTCGGACGCGCACTCGAGTACGGAGCCGCGACGGCGGCACTCAAGCGAACGCTTCCGGGCGACGTCGCGCTCGTCACGGCGTCTGACGTCGAGAATATCCTCTCGGAACGGAACGTGCTGATCGATCGGTGAGGCCATCGCCTTCCCCGTGCCGTTCGCGTCGGCCGGTACCGAATCAGTAAAGGCAAGCGGGGTCTTCGTCGGGCATATGACGACGACGCTCGGAACGGCGAGCGCAGCCCCGGGGGAACGCGATACGGGGCGGCTCGAGGTCGGCGAGACCCGCGACGGCAGCCCGATCGGGCTTCCCGTCGCCGTGATCAACGGCACGAAGCCGGGGAAGACCCTCTACGTGCAGGCGGTAAGCGACGGCGACGAACTGAACGGTCTCGGCGTCGTCCGACGATTCGTCCCCCAGATCGACCCCGCCGAACTCGCGGGAACGATCCTCGTCGTAGGGATCGTCAACTACCACGCCTTCCAGGTCGCCGAACACCGGAACCCGATCGACGACACGAAGATGAACCGCGCCTACCCCGGCGACGAGAGCGGGACCTCGAGCGAACGCATCGCGGCTGTGACGTTCGACGTGGCGACGCGAGCGGATCTCGCGCTCGATCTCCACCAGGCCTCGACGAGCCGGATGATAAACGAGGCCCGCGTCCGCTGTGGCACGCGCCACCGGCTGCACGACCGGTGTCTCGAACTCGCGAAGGTCTTCGGCTGTGGACACGTCCTCGACCAGAAGGGACCGGACGGCCAACTCGCCCGGGCCGCCCCGGACGAGGGGATCCCGACGATCGATCCCGAACTCGGCGGCTGCGTCGGCTGGGACGAACGGAGCATCCGCATCGGCGTCCAGGGCGTGTTCAACGTACTCACGTACTACGGTTTCCTCGAGGGCGAACTCGACCCCGAGCCCCAGACCCGAGCCTCCGGCTTCGAGCAGTACGGTGCGCCGGCGGGTGGGCTCGTCACCTTGCACAAAGACCTCGGTGACGAGGTCAGCGCCGGCGAAGCTCTCTTCGAGGTGACGACGCCGTTTGGTGATCCGAAGACGACGGTGACGGCGGACAGCGACGGTATCCTCTGGCGATCGCGTCGATTACCCCAGGTCGCGACTGGCGAGTACGTCTGCTCGGTCGGGACCAACGTCGACACCATCTAGGATGGCCACCGATCTGTACTGTCCCGCCTGTGAGACGACGTACGACGCGGGGGCGGACGAACCCTGGCGGTGTGGCTGTGGTCACGCCCTCGAGTTCGCTGACCGGCCCCTCCCGAGTGGGACGCCGCGTCCGCTCTCACGACTCGATACGAGCGCCGGCCTGTGGACGTTCTTCGAGTTCATTCCGATCGAGCCACACGTCACGTACAACGAGGGCTTTACGCCGCTTGTCGACGCACCCGAGTGGAACGCCGCGTTCAAACTCGAGTACGTCTTCCCGACGGGGTCGTTCAAGGACCGCGGGGCGACGACGACGCTCTCACGGGCCGTCTCCCTCGGCGTCGAGACGGTCATCGAGGACTCTTCGGGCAACGCCGGCTCGTCGATCGCGACCTACGCCGCCCGGGCGGGGCTCGACGCCGAGATCTACGTGCCGGCGGACGTCTCCCAGTCGAAACTGGTGACGATCCAGCGTGCTGGCGCACGTCCGGTCCGGATCGAGGGAAGTCGAGCGGACGTCACGGCGGCCTGTCTCGAGGCGGTCGAGGGCGATGGGGACGGAGATACCGCCCCTCCACGACAGTCCGGCGAGGGCTGGTACGCGAGCCACGCCTGGAACCCCGCGTTCTACGCCGGGACGATGACGTTCGCTCTCGAGGTCGCCGCCCAACGCGGTTGGACCGTCCCCGACGCCGTCGTGTTGCCGATCGGTCACGGTACGCTCTTTCTCGGGGCCTACCGCGGCTTCTCGCTTTTGAACGAGGCTGGGATCGTCTCCGAGATGCCCCGACTGCTCGGGGCACAGGCCGCCGGCTACGCTCCCATCGCCGACGAGTACGGCGGTACGGTCGACGACGTACCGTCCGATCTCGACTCCGCTACCGACGTCGGGTTCGGACTCTCGAAACGCGACGACGAACCCACGGTCAACGACCTCGCAGACGGCATTCAGATCCGCGATCCCGCTCGCGAGGCGCAGATCCACGAGGCGATCGACGCGACCGACGGCGACGCCGTCGCGCTTGGAGAGGACCGTCTCGAGACCGAACTCGATCGACTCCACCGCAACGGTTTCTACGTCGAGCCGACCTGTGCGGTCGCACCCGCCGCGCTCAGGGCCTATCGCGAACGGGGAGCGCTCGCCGAAGACGACGACGTCGTCGTCCCGCTGACCGGCAGTGGACTGAAGACCCTCTAGTCGGGCCGTCCCCGGACGAGCGTCACCGTGATCGACGATCGTCGCGTCACCGTCTCCGCGACCGTCCCGGTTACGAGCCGGGCGGCCAGCGAGCGCCCGTGTCCACCCATGACGATCTGATCGCACTCGGCCTCGAGGGCGTACTCGACGATCTCGCTCTTTGGATCGCCGTAGATGCTCGCCGTCTCGACCGATCGACCCTGCTCGTCGGCGATGGTCTCCGCCGAGGCGAGGATCTCGTCTGCGCGTTCGTCGAACTCGTCGCGGATCGACTCGAGGTAAGTGCCACCGACCTCGTCGTGGCCCGTCTCGAACGGCAGGTCGACGACGTGGACGACCGCAATCGTGGCGTCGGGAAACGCCTCGAGGGCGTACTCGAGTGCGGCATCCGCCTGTTCGGAGCCGTCGACCGGGACGAGGATCCGTCCGGGCAGGTCCCGCTGTGTGAGATCGGCCGGCGGCTCGGAGACGACGCTCGTCGAGACGGGCGCACGCCGGACGACGGCCTCGCTGACGTGGCCGAGAAACGGCCGCGTGATCGGCGACTCGCCGTGGCTCCCCATGACGACGTGGTCGACGTCTTCGGCGACGACGTGTTCTAAGATCTCGGTCTGGGGCGAGCCCGTTCTGACCGCAGTCTCGAGCTCGTGGCCGCGGTCGTCGGCTCGCGTCCGTGCCCGATCCAGGATCCGATCGGCGGCCGCTTGTGCCCGATCCTCGATCGATTCGCGCTCGCCGACGCTCGCGTAGTTGTCGTAGCCGGGATCGACGACGTACAACGCGGTGATCGTCGCGTCCGGAAACGACGCGAAACAGTACTCGAGGCCGGCTATGGCCTGCTCGGAACCGTCGATGGGAACGAGAACGTTCGATGGCATCGTGTCGTGTGTCTCCGTCTCCGGCAGCTGTGTGCCGGTTCGATCGCAGTTCGGCGAGCGTATCAATAAAAGAACCGCCGAATCCGAACTCGCCGTCGCTGGCTTCCGGACCGAGACGACCGGATCGGTCGATTCATAGCCGACGACGACACTCTCTCGATCACGATATATAATCAAAATCGGAACAGCAAGCTATACCAGTCCGGCCATCGAATCGGCACACGATGCCCACGGTAGAATACCTCAACTACGAAGTGCTAGACGACCAGGGCTGGGAGATGGACGACGACGACCTCTTCGAGAAGGCTGCCGACGCCGGCCTCGGCGATGAGGATTACGGCACCCTCGATGTCGCCGAAGGCGAGTACATCCTCGAGGCCGCCGAGGCTCAGGGCTATGACTGGCCGTTCTCGTGTCGTGCCGGCGCGTGTGCGAACTGTGCATCCATCGTGAAAGAAGGTGAGATCGAGATGGACATGCAACAGATCCTCTCGGACGAGGAAGTCGAGGAACGACAGGTTCGACTGACCTGTATCGGCCACCCCGTCGCCGACGAGGTCAAGATCGTCTACAACGCGAAACACCTCGACTACCTCCAGAACCGCGTCATCTAGACGCCGGCAGAACGACCCGATTTGACACGACCCCACATTGGGGAACCGTTTTTGACGGCACTCACGTAGCCGCGTCTCCACCGAGCGTTTGCACTCGCGTTCGAATTCTTAGTAGACGCGACACTCCAAGCACTGGATTCGATTCGAGGTGTCGTCAGCCCGAGTACGTGACAAGCGAGTCGGCTTCCGTGGCCAGCTCGGTCGCACCCTCTCCGAAGGAGTCGGCGTACCGAACGAGCAACACGAGTACAGTCTCGGGACGTTCGACCGCGTAGCCGTCCTCTCGCGAGAGCAGCCCCGCCTCCTCGAGTTCGCCTGCGTACTTGCTCACGGTCGGGGCCGAGACCTCGAGGGCATCGGCGAGCTCGCCCGCAGTCGCGTCCGGATCCCGGAGGAGTTCGACCAGCATCCCCCGCGGCGTTTCCCGCCGGAGGTAGCCGAGTGCCGTCTTCTCGAAGTCGTCGAAGCGACCGGCGGGGACGAACCGCTTGTAATCGCCGTCGCTGTAGCGTTCGACGGCACCACGCTCCTCGAGCTGGCGGATGTGATGTTGGGTCTCGCCGGTCCCGAGCTGGAGGTCGTCTCTGACCTTCGAGAAGTGTGCACCGGGCGTCGTCGAGAGGTAGCCGACGATGGCGTCTCGAGCGTCGCTGTCGCCCGTCTCGGCCGTGGCCGACTCCGAGAAGCCGACGAGGGGTGCAACGGCACCGAGGGCGGCGAATCGGCGCAACGTCGCCCGTTTTTCCTCGTCGACGCCGTCGTTCGTTTCCATGCGTTACCTACGGACCGAAACGCGACGAGGCCTAAAACGCGTTTCGCTCCGTCTCGTTCTCCGAACCGTGAGTGTCTGGTCGTTCTAGGTGTTCTTCGTCGACTCGTTCCCGCCGTCGCTTTTGAACTCCTGGTCCATCTCCTCGATGACCTCGTCGGGGTCGGAGATGTCTTTCGGATCGCGTCCCTCCTTGATCGCCTGTGCCTGCTGTTCCATCTCCTCGAGGTTCATCTCGGCTTCTTCGTCGATTTCGCCGATGATCTCGGCGATGTCGTCTAAGCCGATCAGTTCGCGAGTCTCATCGTCGAACTCGAGGCTCTCGAGCTGGTCGCCGTCTTCTTTGACGTCGCTGCCGGTGAGGTGTTTGCCGTACCGGCCGACCAGCGAGGACAGCTCCTGTGGCAGGACGAACGTCGTCGATTCGCCCTTGCCGATCTCCTCGAGCGTTTCCATCCCCTTGTCGATGACGGCGCGTTCGCCCATCGATTCGGCGGAGCGAGCACGCAGCACGGTCGAGATGGAATCACCCTGGGCTTCTAAGATCTGGCTCTGTTTCTCACCCTGGGCGCGGATGATCTGACTCTGTTTGTCACCTTCGGCTTTCTCGATTTCGCTGCGTCGTTCACCCTGTGCCTCGAGAATCATGGCACGCCGTTTGCGCTCGGCGGAGGTCTGTTGTTCCATCGCCTGCTGGACGTCCCGCGAGGGGTTGACCTCCCGGACCTCGACCGACTCGACGCGGATCCCCCACTCGTCTGTCGGCTCGTCGAGTTCCTTGCGGATCTTGGCGTTGATCTCCTGGCGTTTGTTGAGCGTATCGTCGAGTTCCATATCACCCAACACGGCACGCAGCGTCGTCTGGGCGAGGTTCGAGACGGCGCGTTTGTAGTCGTCGACCTCCAGAAACGCCTTCTTCGGATCCATCACCTTGATGTAGACGACGGCGTCGGCGGTCACCGGCGAGTTGTCCCGCGTGATCGCTTCCTGTCGGGGGACGTCTAACGTCTGGGTCCGCATGTCGAAGCGGTACGTCTTCGAGACGAACGGCGGCACGAAGCTGATCCCCGGCTCGAGCATCTTCCGGTACTCGCCGAGCACCGTCAACGCGCGCTTCTCGTAGGCGTCAACGATCTCGATGGCGCTGAACAACGCGGCGAGCACCACGATGAGAACCAACGCACCGATGAGCAACCCGATCGTTCCGGCGTCGGCTTGCAGTACGATAGTTTCGAGGGCCATACTGTGGCTTACGGCGGTGAGGTGAAAAACGTTCCCGTGGGTTCCAGACAGGTATTCTCTCGTGACGGCAGGTCGGCCGTCACGTTCGTTCCGATTCAGTTTCGGTCGTGCGATCGTCGTCGGTCGAGTCCGTGCGTTCTTGGCCCGTCTCCGTCGACCGCTCCTCGTCCGTCTCTCCTGTCGTCTCCCGAGCGAGCGCGCGATCGATCTCGTCTTCCTCGAGCGCGCCGAAGGGAACGACGGTGAGGACGTTTCCGCCGCCGGGGTCGAGGACGATCACCTCGGTTTCTTCCTCGATCTCGCCGACGTCGGCGGTCGTCCGCGCGCTGTAGTACGGGTTGAAGCCGCCGTCGTCGAGCTTTATCTCGCCGCTTCGAGGCGTGACGGTGTCGGTGACGTACCCGGTCCGGCCCGGCAGCGAACTCGAGTCACTCGTCTGGGCCTGGCCTTTGCCGCCGTAGAAGTCGAACTCCCGGTAGACCCAGGCCGCACCGACGCCGAAGACGAGTGCGAGCCCCGCGAGGACAAGCGGCGCGGCGGCCGGCGGAAACAGGAGTCCGATCGCGCCCGCACCGATCAGCGCGACGCCGACGACGATGAAGTGTGCGCCGGGAGAGACGGCCTCGAGCGCCATGAGCACGAGTCCTGCCGCCAGCAACACGAGCGGCACGTTGTCGAAGAGCAGCTCAAGCATGGATCGGACTAGGGTCTCGCCCCGATTAAGTGTTTACAGAGCGAGGAAAACCAGTCTCACACCACGAGAAACAGGACCCGAACCAGCACGACCGTCATCGCGATCGCCCCGAGCAACACGAACAGCGCGTTCTCGAGGCTCGGGTCCCCCGGTTCGACGACCGCGGAGTTCGGCTCGGGACCGACGGCATCGTCCGCTTCGTCGTCCGTGTCGTCCTCGAGATCGACCGGAAACCGGTCGGTGTCGTCGTCGTCGTCGAATCGATCGCGAGCGGACTTGCCGGCGTCGGTCGGCGACGGATCCACGGGCTCTCGGATACTCGAGTCCGCTGTCGGCCCGTCGGGGTCGGCCCGACCGCCGTTTCGTCCCTCGTCCGACCCGGACGCATCTCCTGCCATGTGACTCTGTAGTGTCCCGTCACGCAAAAACCCGCCGTCTACCGACGGTCCGACGAACGGACGTCTGCCGAGTCAGCTTGTGGTCACCGATCGCTCGAGGATGCCGTCGTAGACGACGCCTCGTTCGGCGTCGATCGTCACAGCCGTCCCCGCCTCGAGCTCCGAGAGATCTACGCCGCTTACCATGGGAACCTCCAGCTCGCGAGCGATAAGCGCCGGATATCCCGTCATGCCGCGCTGAGGGTCGACGATACCTGCAATCTTCGAGAGGTCGCCGTCGAACTGGTCGTCGAACGACGGGGCTAGCGCGAGGATCGCACCGTCGGGGACGTCCGAGAGGTCGCCGTCGGAGACGTGAACGATCGATCCCGAGACTCGTCCCTCGACGACCGGCCGGCCAGTCGCGAGCTCCTCGGCGGCGACGTGGACTTTCAGCATGTTCGTCGTGTTCGCGCCCTCGAGGTGAGTCATCATGCCACAGAGGACGACGACGGTGTCGCCGCTGTCGGCGATACCAGCGTCGAGTGCCGACTGGACCGCCCGCTCGATGACGGCGTCGGCGCTTTGGTCGGCCACGTCGGCGTACAGCGGCGTGATCCCCCACGAGAGCGCGAGTCGACGGCGAATCTCGTCGTTCGGTGTCGATGCGACCACGGGGACTGTCGGTCGGTACTTCGCGGTCTTCAACGCCGTGTACCCGGAGTCGGTCGCCACGACGACGGCGTCGGCCGCGACGTCGTGTGCGAGATATCGGGCAGCCCGCGCCAGCGCGCCCGTCCGGGCCTCGCCCGGTTCCGGGACCCACTGTTCGAGCGCCTCGTCGTACTCGCTCGAGGCTTCGACCTGTTTGACGATGCGGTCCATCGCCTCGACGACCGCGACCGGGTGGTCGCCGACGGCGGTCTCCGCCGAGAGCATCACCGCGTCGGTGCCGTCGAGAACGGCGTTTGCTACGTCCGAAGCCTCCGCTCGCGTCGGCCGAGGGGATTCGACCATCGAGTCGAGCATCTCCGTCGCCGTGATCACCGGCACGCCCGCGTCCCGACAGAGACGGATGAGTCGCTTTTGGATCACCGGGACGTCCTCGAGCGGACACTCCACGCCGAGATCACCGCGGGCGACCATGGTCCCGTAGGCGGCCTCGACGATCTCGTCGATGTTCTCGATCGCGCCGGATCGTTCGATCTTCGCGACGACCGGAATCTCTACGCCCTGTTCTTCGAGCGTCTCGCTGACCGCGTAGACGTCCTCGGCGTCTCGGACGAAACTCGCCGCCACGAAGTCGACATCGTGGTCAGCGGCGAACTCGAGTTCTGCGCGGTCGGCCTCGGTGACGGCCTCGAGGTCGAGGTCGACGCCCGGGACGTTGACGCCCTGTCGGCCGGCGAGTTCGCCGCCGCTGTCGACGCGGGCGCGGACGCCGCCGTCGGCCTCGGTGTCGGTGACCGTCGTCTCGATCAGCCCGTCGGACAG contains:
- a CDS encoding universal stress protein, translated to MPSNVLVPIDGSEQAIAGLEYCFASFPDATITALYVVDPGYDNYASVGERESIEDRAQAAADRILDRARTRADDRGHELETAVRTGSPQTEILEHVVAEDVDHVVMGSHGESPITRPFLGHVSEAVVRRAPVSTSVVSEPPADLTQRDLPGRILVPVDGSEQADAALEYALEAFPDATIAVVHVVDLPFETGHDEVGGTYLESIRDEFDERADEILASAETIADEQGRSVETASIYGDPKSEIVEYALEAECDQIVMGGHGRSLAARLVTGTVAETVTRRSSITVTLVRGRPD
- the fer gene encoding ferredoxin Fer, with product MPTVEYLNYEVLDDQGWEMDDDDLFEKAADAGLGDEDYGTLDVAEGEYILEAAEAQGYDWPFSCRAGACANCASIVKEGEIEMDMQQILSDEEVEERQVRLTCIGHPVADEVKIVYNAKHLDYLQNRVI
- a CDS encoding winged helix-turn-helix transcriptional regulator; protein product: METNDGVDEEKRATLRRFAALGAVAPLVGFSESATAETGDSDARDAIVGYLSTTPGAHFSKVRDDLQLGTGETQHHIRQLEERGAVERYSDGDYKRFVPAGRFDDFEKTALGYLRRETPRGMLVELLRDPDATAGELADALEVSAPTVSKYAGELEEAGLLSREDGYAVERPETVLVLLVRYADSFGEGATELATEADSLVTYSG
- a CDS encoding SPFH domain-containing protein, which translates into the protein MALETIVLQADAGTIGLLIGALVLIVVLAALFSAIEIVDAYEKRALTVLGEYRKMLEPGISFVPPFVSKTYRFDMRTQTLDVPRQEAITRDNSPVTADAVVYIKVMDPKKAFLEVDDYKRAVSNLAQTTLRAVLGDMELDDTLNKRQEINAKIRKELDEPTDEWGIRVESVEVREVNPSRDVQQAMEQQTSAERKRRAMILEAQGERRSEIEKAEGDKQSQIIRAQGEKQSQILEAQGDSISTVLRARSAESMGERAVIDKGMETLEEIGKGESTTFVLPQELSSLVGRYGKHLTGSDVKEDGDQLESLEFDDETRELIGLDDIAEIIGEIDEEAEMNLEEMEQQAQAIKEGRDPKDISDPDEVIEEMDQEFKSDGGNESTKNT
- a CDS encoding NfeD family protein; its protein translation is MLELLFDNVPLVLLAAGLVLMALEAVSPGAHFIVVGVALIGAGAIGLLFPPAAAPLVLAGLALVFGVGAAWVYREFDFYGGKGQAQTSDSSSLPGRTGYVTDTVTPRSGEIKLDDGGFNPYYSARTTADVGEIEEETEVIVLDPGGGNVLTVVPFGALEEDEIDRALARETTGETDEERSTETGQERTDSTDDDRTTETESERT
- a CDS encoding DUF7312 domain-containing protein, which produces MAGDASGSDEGRNGGRADPDGPTADSSIREPVDPSPTDAGKSARDRFDDDDDTDRFPVDLEDDTDDEADDAVGPEPNSAVVEPGDPSLENALFVLLGAIAMTVVLVRVLFLVV
- the pyk gene encoding pyruvate kinase produces the protein MRNAKIVCTLGPASSDRETIEALADAGMAVARLNASHGTTADRAELCERVRRVDETRAEPVAVMLDLQGPEIRTAPLPDGETVRLESDSTIRFVEGERATPDEIGLSTSIDGVEPGDRMLLSDGLIETTVTDTEADGGVRARVDSGGELAGRQGVNVPGVDLDLEAVTEADRAELEFAADHDVDFVAASFVRDAEDVYAVSETLEEQGVEIPVVAKIERSGAIENIDEIVEAAYGTMVARGDLGVECPLEDVPVIQKRLIRLCRDAGVPVITATEMLDSMVESPRPTRAEASDVANAVLDGTDAVMLSAETAVGDHPVAVVEAMDRIVKQVEASSEYDEALEQWVPEPGEARTGALARAARYLAHDVAADAVVVATDSGYTALKTAKYRPTVPVVASTPNDEIRRRLALSWGITPLYADVADQSADAVIERAVQSALDAGIADSGDTVVVLCGMMTHLEGANTTNMLKVHVAAEELATGRPVVEGRVSGSIVHVSDGDLSDVPDGAILALAPSFDDQFDGDLSKIAGIVDPQRGMTGYPALIARELEVPMVSGVDLSELEAGTAVTIDAERGVVYDGILERSVTTS